In Gossypium arboreum isolate Shixiya-1 chromosome 6, ASM2569848v2, whole genome shotgun sequence, the following are encoded in one genomic region:
- the LOC108485450 gene encoding uncharacterized protein LOC108485450 — MESQETLNAEVKNLSPCGSGRRSTSNHSSSPEFEFWMVRNPPFPEPDLISADELFVNGVLRPLHLLPNKQPEENPQIDSNQPASQPHIPEPDPEPDPVITSDPVPVLSASKRWRDIFKKEKGKNGKQSKKDKDKEKEKKNHSPSQSGASGAELNINIWPFSRSRSAGTRPRMTARSTGTRKVSSAPCSRSNSAGESKSRKWPSSPGRARVHLGRSSPVWQIRLGSSPAKTVDVKGRSAEKSSVRKEVTETRGGKIGTSGNDANKAKVLNLHVPMCIGYWHDLNCRIDENSAMLAGISTGSDDGGNVRSSNANVGSGSNFFNLRNLFTKKVY; from the coding sequence ATGGAGAGCCAAGAAACATTAAACGCAGAAGTCAAAAATCTATCACCGTGCGGCAGTGGAAGAAGGAGTACAAGCAACCATTCAAGTTCACCCGAGTTCGAGTTCTGGATGGTCCGAAACCCGCCTTTCCCCGAACCCGACCTCATCTCTGCCGATGAACTATTCGTTAATGGCGTTCTCCGTCCTCTCCATCTCTTACCCAACAAACAACCCGAAGAGAACCCACAAATAGACTCAAATCAACCCGCATCACAACCTCATATACCCGAGCCAGACCCCGAACCTGACCCTGTTATAACATCGGATCCGGTTCCTGTATTGTCAGCTTCGAAACGGTGGAGAGATATCtttaagaaagaaaaaggaaaaaacggAAAACAAAGTAAAAAAGACAAGGataaagagaaagagaagaagaatCATAGTCCGAGTCAAAGCGGTGCCAGTGGAGCTGAGTTGAATATAAATATTTGGCCTTTTTCAAGGAGCAGATCTGCCGGTACCCGGCCCAGGATGACAGCCCGGTCGACGGGTACCCGTAAGGTAAGTAGCGCCCCATGTTCCCGAAGCAACTCGGCGGGTGAATCCAAGTCTCGAAAGTGGCCGAGCAGCCCCGGGCGGGCAAGGGTTCACTTGGGCCGAAGCAGCCCAGTTTGGCAGATCCGGCTCGGAAGTTCCCCCGCAAAGACTGTCGATGTTAAGGGTCGAAGTGCTGAAAAGAGTAGCGTTAGAAAAGAAGTTACCGAGACGCGTGGCGGTAAAATTGGTACGAGTGGAAACGACGCTAACAAAGCCAAGGTTTTGAATTTGCATGTGCCAATGTGCATTGGGTATTGGCATGATTTGAATTGTAGAATCGATGAAAATAGTGCGATGCTCGCCGGTATTAGTACCGGCAGCGATGATGGTGGCAATGTTAGAAGCAGCAACGCCAACGTTGGAAGTGGCAGTAACTTTTTTAATTTGCGCAATCTTTTCACTAAGAAAGTTTATTAA